AGGCGCCCGGCCGGCGGCCCGCGCGGGCCAGGGCGGCGGAGAGCGCCCGTTCGGGCTGGAGCGAGGCGTGGAGGTAGCCGCCGTTGAACTCGATGACGCCGGGCGGTGGAGCGGCGAGGGTGACCAGCACCCCGGAGGCGTCGACGGTACGGGGCACCACCTCTGGCCCGCCGTCGCCGCTCAGCGACACCTCCTGCCAGGACGTGTCGCCCGGGGCGGGCAGTACTGCGCGGGGTTGCGCCCGGAACGCGCCGGAGCCGGGGCGGGTGGTGACGAGCCCCTCGGCGGCGAGCTGGGCGATGGCGCGGGAGACGGTGACGGGGCTGACCCGGAACCGTTCGACGAGTGCGCGACTGGACGGCAGCTTTCCACCGGGAGAGTAGCGGTTGAGCTCGGCCCGCAGGGAAGTGACCAGTTCGGCGACGCTGCTACGCTCTTGCATGAGAGCACAGGATAGCGCTACCCCTTCTTCAGCGATAGCGGTCGCTGGTCCGGCGGTCACCCCGCACCCCACGTCGGCGGCCCCCGGGGCGGGCCCGTCGACAGCGCCGGGAGGAGCCGGGGCGGCGAGCGGCCCCACGCCGGGGCCGTCGACCGGAGACCCATCAAGCGGCCCTTCGGCCGCTTCTTCGGCCGGCCGGAGCGGCACCGTGCTCGCCGGGCTCGGCGTCGTGGCGTTCTCGCTCACCTTTCCGGCCACCGCCTGGGGTCTGGAGAGCTTCGGCCCCTGGTCCCTGGTGGCGCTGCGCAGCGTGCTCGCCGCCCTGGTCGCGGGCGGGGTGCTGCTGGCCGCACGCGTCCCGCTGCCCGCGCGCCGCCACTTGGCCGGGCTCGCGGTGGTAGGAGGCGGGGTGGTCGTGGGCTTCCCGCTGCTGACCACGCTGGCCCTCCAGACCTCCACCACCTCGCACGCGGCCGTGGTCGTGGGTCTGCTGCCGCTGACCACGGCGGTGCTGGGGTCCCTGCGCACCGAGGAGCGGCCCTCGCGGACGTTCTGGATCGCGGCCCTCGCCGGGGCGGCCGTGGTGATCGCTTTCACCGTGCAGCAGAGCGGCGGCGCCCTGGCGGCCGGCGATCTTTACCTGTTCGGCGCGTTGCTGGTCTGCGCGGCCGGATACACCGAGGGCGGCCGGCTGGCCCGCGTGATGCCGGGGTGGCAGGTGATCGGCTGGGCACTGGTCCTGTGCCTGCCGCTCGCGGTGGCGGGCAGCCTGGTGGCTCTGCCGCTCGAACCCGTGCGCCTGAACGCCCACGGCGTCCTCGGCCTGGTCTGGGTCGCCGCCGGATCCACCTTCCTCGGGCTGTACGTCTGGTACCGGGGGATGGCGGCGATCGGGGTGGCCCGCGCCAGTCAGCTCCAACTCGCCCAGCCACTGCTGACGCTCGTGTGGTCCTTCCTTCTGCTCGGCGAGGAGTTGTCGGCGGCGGCTCCGGTCGCGGCGGTGGCCGTACTCGTCTGCATCGCCGCCACCCAGCGGGCGGGCCGCCGCGCAGGACGGGAAGCCAGGACCGTACGGTCATAGACTTGTCGACACGGACACCGTCTTCCCCTGTGAGGAGGTCGCTCCCGATGGAGGCGCACACGGGCGACCGGCTGCTGATGCACGGCAGGACCGTGGGACAGCACGACCGGGTCGCCGAGATCATCGAGGTGCTCGGTGACGGGGGCGCTCCCCCGTACCGGCTCCGCTTCGACGACGGCCGTGAACACCTGGTGTCACC
This sequence is a window from Streptomyces parvus. Protein-coding genes within it:
- a CDS encoding DMT family transporter — encoded protein: MRAQDSATPSSAIAVAGPAVTPHPTSAAPGAGPSTAPGGAGAASGPTPGPSTGDPSSGPSAASSAGRSGTVLAGLGVVAFSLTFPATAWGLESFGPWSLVALRSVLAALVAGGVLLAARVPLPARRHLAGLAVVGGGVVVGFPLLTTLALQTSTTSHAAVVVGLLPLTTAVLGSLRTEERPSRTFWIAALAGAAVVIAFTVQQSGGALAAGDLYLFGALLVCAAGYTEGGRLARVMPGWQVIGWALVLCLPLAVAGSLVALPLEPVRLNAHGVLGLVWVAAGSTFLGLYVWYRGMAAIGVARASQLQLAQPLLTLVWSFLLLGEELSAAAPVAAVAVLVCIAATQRAGRRAGREARTVRS
- a CDS encoding DUF1918 domain-containing protein, whose amino-acid sequence is MEAHTGDRLLMHGRTVGQHDRVAEIIEVLGDGGAPPYRLRFDDGREHLVSPGPDSVVQHLETSKDER